Genomic segment of Benincasa hispida cultivar B227 chromosome 1, ASM972705v1, whole genome shotgun sequence:
ATCAGTGGGCACTGGTTTCTGGTTGCCCATCTCACTCCCCTGAGAGATTACATCAGGAAGTTGCTGATTGAAAGACAACTGAGAAGAAACCATTTGCTTGCCTTGCCTTGTGCCatttttgtgcaggaaaaaagGCAACTGTTTGTTGTCTCCTCTTCCATAACTGAAGTAAGCAGAGGAATTTGGTGGAACCATTGAAGATTTCTCTTCACCTTCAGTTCTTACAGGCCATAAACTCCTACCAAGTTCATCAGGCACATGATGAATCTGTTGATCACTGAACTGCAGCACAATTGGACCTATGGATTTGAGGAGGATAACCCAATTTTACAACCACAACAACAAGCATGaaccatttcttttttcttttcctttttcccccTCCAAACAACCACATCCATCAACACATTTTTCTACGGTATATTGCAAAACAAAATCACCACTAACCTTTACAATTTGACAGAAAATCCGTTGAACTCATAAACAATGATTCAGGCTGAGGCTTCCTCCTACGCCGATTATGCCCATCAAGCCGCTTCCTACAGCTCCTCTTCACCTCATCAAACTCACCAAGCGAATGGAATCTACAATACTTTTACTCAAGAACAATCAAGAAACCATACATTTCGAGGCAAAATcccaacaaaacaaacaaaacccatcaattgttttttgttgtttttaccTGCTACACTGTTGACAGAATCGCTTCTCCTCTCCTCTTACCAACACAACAGGGGTTTTGGAGTGGGAATCGCAGACCCTATGGCGTCGATGATAATCCTTGCAATTGGTGAGGTCAGTGTCACAACCATCAACCAAACACGTCTGGTTTTGGCTTCCATGGAGTAAACGAATCCTTTTAGAGGATCCATGAGAGGAAGAACTTTCTTGGCTCGAACCCTTGTTGGAGCCAATCGAGTCAGAGAAACTTGAGGGTGGGTTCTGTTTGTTTTCTGGGAAAATGGGTTCCCCAGAAAATTTTCCCCAACCCCAATCCATAAACAAGACTTGCTGGATTTGTGGCTTCTTCTtctgattcttcttcttctttttctctccaattgAACATGCCCAAGTCTTCAAATGGGTCTTTTCaccttttaaattaaatttaaaaaaaaaaacaaaaaacaaaaaacaaaaacaaaaacaaaacaaaaaagaaaatacagtCAAGGATAGAGAATGATTGGATGTTATAAGAGAGACAGGACACTGGTTTGGGTGTGTAGTACTAGTACTAGAAGATGGAAAAATTGATGGAAAGCTTAAGGAATTAGGAATATGAAATCCCAAGACCCAAAGCATTTTTTCATTTCCCTATTCCCTCTTTGATTAAAGAGTAAACAAAAGAAACAAACCCAAATGAATTTTGAGCCCTCAAGGGAGTAGTTTTGTTTTCTCATCTCTTTCTCTAaattgaagagagagaaagtgggagagagagtGAATTAATAGTGGAAAGCTTTGTGAAGTTCCCATTTTGCCACAACATGACAAACACAAACTTCCAAGAAAAtgggtttagaatttgattttagaaagcTACCATCTTTACCATTCCCTTCACATCAATGCCCAAGTTGGTTGCAATATTAATAATGACtaatgaagagagagaaataggGGAAAACACAAAAGAAAATTGGCTCATGGTCATGACAGCATTAACAATTTAAAGGTAAAAGTATCCTTGAGCAAAGAGAAAAACAGAATGACAATATAAGACACTGAAATTAGTTGGTCTTCTCATCTATCTTTTGATAATCTTTCTTCCACTTTAGGaaatactttaaaaataaattatgtttTAGTTCTTAATTTTTCAGCATTCTCTAGTGCCATAAATTTAGTGTTTGTATcctaacatttgtaacaatttaattaagtataaaaactaaatggttataaGTCAATGTATTCTTGAGGTTGtttctgtttttctttttttttttttaatttggtaaGCACCCAACTTTCCAATTCTGTGtctaacaattttttattactaGCCAACATGAACATAGTTTGACATATAGAAACTATTTGGAGCGTGGAGTTAAGATTTGATGTCTGAAGTTTATATGtctgtaaagttcatatatctaTAGAGTTTATATATCTATATTTGGAGTGcaaagttgagttcatatgtgtAGGGTATTTGGTGTAGtattttgaactctaaataatctgATTTATGatgactatttttgttttgaatctttttatttaatatttctactgatCTTtctgttgaataaaatatggatcacaatttttgttcttttaatttttaaagtttttctttctttctttctttaatttttgggTAATAAACAACCATTAACCCACTACATTTCTTATTTgaatatagttaaataaaatgggaaatcaaagagaagtcaaaactttttattcctaatttttctccatgaatttcatcattttttattttttccgtTGTTGCTCAGTATTTTTACTCTATCATGAACCATTTTAATTGAATCTCCTTCATCATCTTAGCAGCCAATGGAATGTCACAATGTTCGCTATTTCTTGACATAATTGTTCCaaaaaaatctctattttatgtgttttttttttgtgttacttattattcaactacatacatacttttctaaatattattaacactcatttgatatgttaattcaattagataaaaatatattttacaaatttctatGTATCAATATTGCAgttaatatagaaaaatattattaattatataaacaaCAATTCTACAGTATACTTTAACAGTATCAATCTTATAATAGTTGAAAGTAGTTGtcaaagttgattatcgaatATGACTTTCGCTTGAGTTTAtaattggaggtggttgtcgaagtctAAAGTTTGTCTCATAAAGGTGCTATTGGAGTTAGTCGTCAAAGTTTATCGTCGAAGGTAGTTTTCGGAGCCTAGAATTGGTCGTTGGAGGTGGTTGCCGGAACTTAGAATTGGTCGTCGAAGTtttcatcgaaggtggttgtcggagtcggGAGTTTGTTCCCTGAGTGTGGCAATGATAAGCCAACAGTGGCCAATGGGTAGAGCCATTAAAAAAAAGAGTAGTAAGTTaaggtgagttggtaaaatatagcAACTCAATCccccaacatttaaagttggtgggccaaatattgagttggcatattataccaactcaactcatgttggtgagccaaataCCTCATAACATTTCTACATCATCTAAGAAGCCATCTCTTCCAAATATTTTCTCTCACATGTAttaaatattctaaaaaataaataaatttgaaatacaactttttttttcatagtttgGAGTATGTTCAAGTTTTAGGCATTATAGTTTTGAATGTTGAATTTGAGTACTTCtgttttcaataaatcttaaatttagttcctctaaattaatttttgttgaaatttgttaaatgaataataatttttaaataaaaaaataatataagtgAATATGTTTACAAAACTTATATAAAAATGCTTAtagataataaatttttttgaaaaatatcaacaataaactagtaaaagaatttaaatttaagatttgttgataatacataaattaaaattggacgTTTGAAAACACAtggattaaaattaaatacgtctcaaatataaggataaaaatgatattttaaaaatacctcCTCTTAACTTCATTAATTTAGAACATACTTATAATAAGCTTGCCACGTAAAAATTTCGTGACTACTAACTTTAGTGAATATATAAAGTATATATtacatttacaaataataataataatcataataaatatataaatttaaaaaaacacacaaagaaaaggaagaaaagaggaaaaaaaaaaagggttctCAAGAGAATGGATTATTATATTCAAGAGATGCTTATGCCTGAAAAAGAAATGATGCTTATTCCCATGTTTGGGAAGTTCCTTCGGCATCAGTTTTCTAAATCTATGTGAATTATATAAacacaaatattttaaatgataaaacttttgaaaaatatttttaaatataataaaatgtcataGTCGATATTTATCAATATCTTTCAatatttattagtgatagatgatAGTAGTATATCAATATTGacgatatttttatttatttgtagatagttttattctttttttcatatatttaaaagaaatcCATTTATATAAATGTCCAACAAAGTTAACTATATCCAgttctcaattttctttttcactctgactataattttttttttttaaaaaaaaccattttaattcaTAAAACTTGTGTAgaattatatcaaatttcacCCTAAATTTCTATCTTAAAAGAATTACCATTTCTACCTTTCGTTTAAATTATGGTAATCCAGCcctaattgtaaaaaaaaaataaaaaattgtaaacaTTTTTCAAGAATTCACGAATTATAATAGAACCAAGCTTTACATGAAATTAAGTTGGATCAATTTACAAAATCGAGCATAGGTCAGACCTATGTCTACTTGGCtacattttttcaaaaatatttttggctCTTATAccattttgtatatatatatatatatataatattgctattctttttagaaattatgtgacgcattaaaaaaataatgtccaTTCATAGCAACTTGAGTAACACGATTATAAggacataataaaataataaaacttctcttggattttgatttattggtttgaTTGATTTGCCCATATTTCAAGCATAAGTTGTTATTTTATTGGAGAgttgatacttttttttttcttcaaaaagtcGACGGTTAAATTTCAATCTTGTAGTAATTtgaattaaactcacttaaGTCTAGACTTTAAAAGGTGAGTTTAAAGTTACTTTTgagttcaaaattttattaaaagtttagttagttaatcaaaataaaatttaaaagttataaaacaataaaaagcaGAGtactttttaaagttatttttttgaatagtaaacaagtagagaaaaaaaaagcttttttatttatattttttttatttacaatatGCAGTgtgagagagaattgaaacACAAATTTCAAGGTCGATAGTATAGATCTTTTTAtataaacttgtaatgtgtaTGCCTAGATGAGGATAAATGTTGTGATGAGTTACGACATTTGAGAATTGACTAGGAACGATTGAATAAGTGAAAGCTAGTGTCCCTCGATAAAATAATGCAAGCTTATGATCTATGATTGTAATTAAGGCATGAGCTATGGTAATGTTGtcatgaaataaaaatattgttttatatCAGAAAGTAGATTTCATATATATGTAGTTTTTTGTACACAAAATAGGAGAATATGAAGGTTTGAATAGTGGACTAGTGCATACTTTGCTCATTAGGATTgacaaaagaaataataaattttaaaaattcatttcgaaaaataacaaaaatgtttcaaaattaggaaaatattgaactttattttttatgatttaattACTAATTAAAGGATAAAAATACCC
This window contains:
- the LOC120070162 gene encoding squamosa promoter-binding-like protein 13A yields the protein MLWVLGFHIPNSLSFPSIFPSSSTSTTHPNQCPVSLITSNHSLSLTVFSFLFCFCFCFLFFVFFFKFNLKGEKTHLKTWACSIGEKKKKKNQKKKPQIQQVLFMDWGWGKFSGEPIFPENKQNPPSSFSDSIGSNKGSSQESSSSHGSSKRIRLLHGSQNQTCLVDGCDTDLTNCKDYHRRHRVCDSHSKTPVVLVRGEEKRFCQQCSRFHSLGEFDEVKRSCRKRLDGHNRRRRKPQPESLFMSSTDFLSNCKGPIVLQFSDQQIHHVPDELGRSLWPVRTEGEEKSSMVPPNSSAYFSYGRGDNKQLPFFLHKNGTRQGKQMVSSQLSFNQQLPDVISQGSEMGNQKPVPTDTSLEDSGCALYLLSSHQVQAHPDAGLSTLVQSHLSVPIQTHETELDFSSPSDFSGSFGSKDKPVCKTNLHSESVLEMEEESDGLFRREAPHKFPIYWE